Part of the Sphingopyxis sp. 113P3 genome, CGATGGAGACTTGAATTGTCAAACAAGGGAAGTTGGGCTGCACTCTTTAGTGGGCGTTCCGCATTTCAGGCCGTTGCACTGTCTGGCGGCGTCGGTCTGCACGCCGTCAATGTCTATGTGGCAACGACCATACTGCCATCGGTGGTGCGGGATATAGGCGGCCTTGATTACTACGCATGGAATACGACCCTTTTCGTGGTCGCCTCCATCATTGGTTCTGCTCTCTCCGCACGCCCATTGCAATCTTTCGGCCCACGCGGGGCTTTCGGACTCGCGCTTCTCATTTTCACAGCCGGTTCGCTTCTGTGTGGCGTCGCCCCTTCCATGCAAATCATGCTTGTGGGACGTACTCTCCAGGGGTTCGGCGGCGGACTGGTATTCGCGCTCTCCTATGTGATCATTCGAATTATCTACAGCGAGGCGCTGTGGCCACGCGCAATGGCCTTGGTTTCTGGAATGTGGGGTGTATCAACGCTATTCGGCCCGGCTCTCGGAGGAATATTTGCAGAGTTGGACGTATGGCGAGCTGCATTCTGGGCAGTGGCGGGCGTTGCAGTCCTGCTGCTCCTGTTGGCTCTTGCGGTGCTACCTAGGCGAAGCCAAGCCGACGGTGAACGACACCCGATCGCTGTTTTTCAGCTCGCACTTCTCGCCGCAGCAATCCTCGCAATCTCTGTTGGCAGTGTTTCGAATGAGGTCCACCAGAACTTTATCGGAATCGCCATAGCCCTTGGCTTGGTTACGATTCTTGTCGTGGTGGAGGCCCGCGGATCCACGCGACTTTTTCCTCGCGGAGCCCTTAATGTCTTTTGCCCGCTGGGTGCAGCCTATGCTGCTCTTGCCCTACTGGTCTTCTCAGTCCCGGGCAGCGAAATCTTTGTGCCCTATTTCCTTCAGGTCCTTCACGGCGTCTCCCCGCTAACCGCAGGCTATCTCGCCGCCATAATGGCAGCAAGCTGGACGCTGGCTCAAATCGGAGGCTCTGGCCTGCGGGAGGGCGGCGCGCGCAAGGCAATCCTTTTCGCGGCTCCAATCATGATTGTCGGATTTATCGGTCTGGCATGGCTGACCCCGATACAGAGCAACATAGACGTCGGGCTTCTTTCGGCGATTGTCTTGGCTCTGTTGCTTGTGGGTTTCGGGGTTGGCTTGGCATGGCCACATCTTCTGACACGAGTTCTGCAAGTTGCACCGGGAGACGAACAAAACCTCGCAGCCTCCGCGATCACGACGATACAGCTCTTCGCGACTGCGCTTGGGGCCGCGGTCGCAGGCATGATCGCCAATCTCGCCGGCCTGACGGAGCCGGGAGGAGTAGCTGGCACCGCCGCCGCCGCCTACTGGCTCTTCCTACTCTTTGCCATAGCGCCGCTTCTTGCGATCCCGGTGTCGATTTCGATCACGAGGGGGATGCAAGCGAAGCAGCCAGGGGAACGGCAGAACTAAGCCGTAGCCAATCTGGGTCGTCTTAGCGCTCATCATAGGTAATCAGAAGTCATTGAAGGGAGGCGGCGAAATGCGTCGACGTCGGCTTGGTGAGCCCGACAGTAGGCAGTTATTATATCGGAGGCGCATCCCGATAGTCGCCTTAATTCATTCATCAGCCGTCGCTCAGCATCTCAGCTTTCATCGGGCGGCACAGGCACTAGGCACCAGCCAATCGAGCGTGAGTGCACGAATCCGGGCGCTGGAGGAAGAACTTGGCATCGTGCTCTTTGACCGCAACACGCGAGGCGTCCGCCTGACTGAAGCCGGGCGGCGCTTTATCGAGCAGATCGATGATGCCATGAGCATACTGGATCATGCGATCAAAACCGCCGGGATGCATGCGAGCGGCGAGGAAGGCAATCTTCGGATCGGCGTATACGCCCTTGCATCGGGCGGCTTTCTCGACAGGCTGCTGGTACGGTTCCACGGTAAGCATCCGGGGGTCCGTCTGCATATTACCGAAGGAACGGCACGCGACGCACAGTTCATGTTGCGCGAACGTAAGCTTGATGTGGCTTTTATGGCCGGCGACCATGAAATCCCCGACCTTCATTCCCGCGTCGTAAGGCGTGACCGCCTGATGGTCGCGCTGCCGTCAAAGCACCGGTTAACCACAGAACCGGAGGTCGAATGGCGGCAACTTGCTGAGGAAACCTTCCTCGTTCGCCATGGTGGCACTGGCCCGCAGGTCCATGACCTAGTCGTGGCGCGCTCGGCCGGGAAATGGCTGACACCCCCAATCCACCGCATCGATGTTGGACGCAGCGCGCTCTTGTCGATGATCGGCGCCGGGCATGGCGTCTCGCTCTTCGCCGAGGAAAGCATCGACACCCGCACTGGGAACGTCATCTTCCTGCCAATCCGGGACGAACCTGAAACCATCGCCTTCTCGGCAGTCTGGTCGCCGCGAAACCGTGATCCGGCGCTTTTGAACCTGCTTACTCTGGCGACAAAAATGGGCCGCCGACATCCGAAATGTGATTCACAGTAGTTCACCGCAAACTATGCCGGAACAGTGCTGCCGCCACCCATCCTATACGCCGCCGACACTATCCGACGGCCCTCCGGCCTCATCTCTACTGTTGCGCCTCCCGGAAACCGCCATTCTCTGATCGGCTCCAACATTTTTGCCGATTGGAGCCTGTATGCGTGGAGGCCGAATCCTCTGGGGTCAGATTGCCGTCGTCCTGACCATCGTTCTCGTGATGACCTGGGCCGCGACCGAATGGACTGCCTGGCGTCTGGGATTTCAGCCTCAGCTTGGAAGCCCTTGGTTCGAGCTGGCGGGATGGCCGATCTACTATCCGCCCGCCTTCTTCTGGTGGTGGTTTTCCTACGACGCCTACGCGCCGGCGATCTTCGCCGAGGGCTCGATCATCGCTGCATCCGGCGGCTTCATCGCCATTGCCGCCGCCATCACCTTGGCCGTCATTCGGGCGCGGGAAGCCCGCAACGTCGCCACCTACGGCTCCGCGCGCTGGGCCGAGGATAAGGAAATCCGCAGCGCCGGTTTGCTCGGTCCCGATGGCGTCGTGCTCGGCAAATACGAGCGCGACTATCTGCGCCATGACGGTCCCGAGCATGTGCTATGCTTCGCTCCGACCCGCTCCGGCAAGGGCGTCGGCCTTGTCGTCCCGACCCTGCTCACCTGGCCGGGAAGCTGCATCATCCATGACATCAAGGGCGAGAACTGGACCCTGACGGCGGGCTTCCGTGCTAAGCACGGTCGCGTCCTGCTTTTCGATCCGACCAACGCGAACTCCTCCGCCTACAATCCGCTGCTGGAGGTCCGGCAAGGGGAATGGGAGGTCCGCGATGTCCAGAACATCGCCGACATCCTGGTTGATCCCGAAGGTTCGCTCGACAAGCGCAATCACTGGGAAAAGACCAGCCACTCTCTACTGGTCGGGGCGATCCTGCATGTCCTCTATGCCGAGAAGGACAAGACGCTGGCGGGCGTCGCCAACTTCCTTTCCGATCCGCGCCGCCCGGTGGAAGCGACCCTGCGCGCGATGATGGACACGCCGCATCTCGGCGAATCCGGCGTGCATCCCGTCATCGCATCGTCGGCGCGCGAGCTGCTGAACAAATCCGACAACGAACGCTCCGGCGTACTCTCGACCGCCATGTCATTCCTTGGCCTCTACCGCGATCCCGTCGTCGCCCGCGTCACCGCCCGCTGCGACTGGCGCATTGCGGATCTCGTCAGGGGCAAGAGTCCCGTCAGTCTCTACCTCGTCGTGCCCCCGTCGGACATCAACCGCACCAAGCCGCTGATCCGCCTGATCCTCAACCAGATCGGCCGCCGGCTTACCGAGGAGCTGACCGCAAGCGGCAAGCGCCACCGGCTGCTCCTGATGCTCGACGAGTTTCCGGCGCTCGGCCGTCTCGACTTCTTCGAGTCCGCGCTTGCCTTCATGGCGGGTTACGGCCTCAAGGGCTTCCTGATTGCGCAGTCGCTAAACCAAATCGAGCGCGCTTATGGGCCGAACAACGCGATCCTCGACAACTGCCATGTGCGCGTCAGCTTCGCGACTAACGACGAGCGCACCGCCAAGCGCGTGTCGGACGCCCTCGGCACCGCAACCGAACTGCGCGATTCCACCAACTATGCCGGCCACCGGCTTTCGCCCTGGCTAGGTCATCTGATGGTCTCGCGGCAGGAGACGGCCCGGCCGCTGCTAACGCCCGGCGAGATCATGCAGCTCCCGCCCTCCGAGGAAATCGTGATGGTCGCGGGTACGCCGCCGATCCGCGCCATCAAGGCGAAGTATTTTGAGGACGCGCGCTTGCAGGAGCGGATCATCACGCCGCCGAAGCTGGCGGCTGCTTCCGCCAATACCGCCGCAACGGATGACTGGTCCGGCCGCGTCGTCGCGACGGCGGGCCACTCCGGCGCGGACAGCGTCGACGCCGACGATCCCGCCAATGCAGGAATCCGCCGCGAGCCGGAATTACCCGAGCATGAAGAAATCCTGCCGCCGCCGCTATCGCCCGCCCGGGAGTTCGAGCTTCTGGACGACGAACCCGATGTCGACGCCGCCAAGGTCAACGCGATGCGCGCCCGTATGCGAATGGTCGCCCGGCAAGCCGCGCTCGATCCTGGCGACGGCATAGAACTTTGAGGATCACGCAATGACGACCCGCACCCGCATGAACGTCTATTTCGACCCGGCCTTGCTCAAGCAGGTCGAGGCGCTGGCCCTGCGTCGGAGCATCTCCAAATCCGCCATCGTCGAAGCCGCCGTAGCGTCCTTCCTCTCTGGCGACACGGCCGAAAAGCTGGAGGCAGCCATGTCGCGCCGCCTTGACCGGCTCGGCCGTCAGATCGACACGCTCGACGAGGATCTCGCCGTGCTCGGCGAAGCCGTCTCGCTGTTCATCCGATACTGGCTGATCCTCACACCGCCGCTACCCGATGCCACACAGGCATCGGCTCGCGCCAAGGGCGCAGAACGCTTCGACGGTTTCTTGCAGTCGCTCGGCAAACGGCTGGCAACGGGAGACCGGTTCCTGAAAGAGCTTTCGCGCGATGTTGAGTCGGTTCCGGCTGGCGGCGATGTTAGTGCCCCGCAGATGAATGGCGACGCGGCCGAATAGACAACCCCTCCTATTCGCCGCTGTTGGCCGCCGATCCCCGCACGGCCTTCGATACTTGTTGAAACGGCCTATTTTCAGGCTCTTTTAATCGACCCTGATCCGGGGACCGTCTGTTGCGCCTCGTGGAGAAACGGGGCCGAAATGACGACCAGCCATCAAAAACCGGAAGCCATCGCTCGCGGCGCGCGGATGCTGCGCACGGCGCTCGGTCCCGCCATCGCGCGCTTCCTGGAAGACCCTGCCGTCGTCGAGGTGATGCTGAACCCGGACGGGCGCATCTGGATCGACCGTCTTTCCGAAGGACTTTCCGATACGGGCGAAAGGCTGTCAGCCGCTGACGGCGAACGCATCGTGCGCCTGGTCGCCCATCATGTCGGCGCGGAGGTTCATGCGCGCAGCCCCCGCGTCTCGGCCGAACTGCCCGAGACAGGAGAGCGGTTCGAGGGGCTTTTGCCCCCTGTGGTGGCGGCGCCGGCCTTCGCCATACGCAAACCCGCCGTCGCCGTCTTCACCCTCAACGATTACGTCGCCGCTGGAATCATGTCGCCGGATCAAGCCGTGACGTTGCGCGAAGCTGTCGCGGCGCGCGCCAACATCCTCGTCGCGGGCGGCACCTCCACCGGCAAGACCACGCTCACCAACGCGCTGCTGGCCGAAGTGGCAAAGACGCAGGATCGCGTCGTCATCATCGAGGACACCCGCGAGCTGCAATGCGCCGCTCCCAATCTGGTGGCGATGCGCACGAAGGATGGCATCGCCACGCTTTCCGATCTGGTTCGGTCCTCGCTGCGTCTGCGCCCGGATCGTATCCCCATCGGCGAGGTGCGCGGATCGGAAGCGCTCGACCTCCTCAAAGCGTGGGGAACGGGGCATCCCGGCGGCATCGGCACGATCCACGCCGGCACCGGCATCGGCGCGCTCCGTCGCCTTGAACAGCTCATCCAGGAGGCCGTCGTCACCGTCCCGCGCGCGCTGATCGCCGAGACCATCGACCTCGTGGCCGTCCTCGCCGGCCGCGGCTCCGCGCGCCGGCTCGCCGAACTCGCCCGTGTCGGAGGGCTTGGCTCGGACGGGGATTACCGCATCAGCCCTGCAACCCCCACCAATGCTGGAGACCCTTCATGATCCGCATTCCCATGCGCGTGCGTCGCACCGTCGCGACTGTCGCCGCCGTCGCCTATGTCAATCTCATCCTCGTTCCCGCCGCCCATGCCTCCGGCTCCTCCATGCCGTGGGAAGCGCCGCTCCAGAAAATCCTTCAGTCGATCGAAGGCCCCGTCGCCAAGATCATCGCGGTCATCATCATCATCGCGACGGGCCTGGCGCTGGCCTTCGGCGACACGTCCGGTGGCTTCCGCAAGCTTATCCAGATCGTCTTTGGTCTGTCGATCGCCTTTGCCGCGTCTAGCTTCTTCCTGTCGTTCTTCTCGTTCGGCGGCGGGGCGCTCGTCTGATGGCGGTCGCCTTCGAGCAACTGGACGTGCCGGGATTCACCGTCCCGGTTCACCGCGCGCTGACCGAGCACATCCTGCTCGGCGGTGCGCCGCGCTCTATCGCGATCCTCAACGGGACGCTGGCCGGGGCCGTGGGCCTCGGCCTGCGCCTCTGGCTGGTCGGCCTCCTCATCTGGGCCGTCGGCCATTTCGCGGCGGTCTGGGTCGCCAAGCGCGATCCGCTCTTCGTGGAAGTCGGCCGCCGGCATCTCCGTATCCCCGCCAACCTGTCGGTCTGAGAGAGGCGCACATGATGAACCTTGCCGAATATCGCCGCAGTGCCAGCCGCCTTGCCGATTTCCTGCCGTGGGCCGCGCTGGTCGGCCCCGGCGTCGTCTTGAACAAGGATGGCTCGTTCCAGCGCACCGCGCGCTTCCGTGGCCCCGATCTCGACAGCGCCGTCTCCGCCGAGCTGGTCGCGGTGGCCGGCCGCATCAACAACGCCTTCCGCCGCCTCGGCTCGGGCTGGAGCATCTTTGTCGAGGCACAGCGATCCGAAGCCGCGACCTATCCCGACAGCCAATTTCCCGATCCGGCTTCCGGCCTGGTCGATGCCGAGCGCAAGGCCGATTTCAAGGAAGCCGGCGCGCATTTCGTGTCAGGCTATTTCCTAACCTTCCTCTATCTGCCGCCGGCCGAGGAAGCCGCCCGCGCCGAAACCTGGCTGTATGAAGGCCGTGAGCGCGCCGGCGTCGATCCGCACGAGATCCTGCGAACCTTCGTGGATCGCACCGACCGCGTGCTGGCGCTGCTCGACGGCTTCATGCCGGAATGCCGCTGGCTCGATGATAGCGAGACGCTGACCTATCTGCATTCGACCGTCTCCACGAAGCGCCATCGCGTCCGCGTGCCGGACGTGCCGATGTATCTCGATGCGCTGCTCGCCGATCAGCCGCTCACCGGCGGGCTCGAACCGCGCCTCGGCGGCGAGCATCTGCGTATCCTCACCATCATCGGCTTTCCGACCGTGACGACGCCCGGCCTGCTCGATGATCTCAACCGGTTGGCGTTCCCGTATCGCTGGAGCACCCGCGCGATCCTGCTCGACAAGACCGACGCGACCAAACTGCTGACCAAGATCAGGCGGCAATGGTTCGCCAAGCGCAAGTCCATTGCCGCCATCTTGAAGGAGGTGATGACCAACGAGGCGTCCGCCCTCGTGGATACGGACGCCGCAAACAAGGCGGCCGACGCCGACATGGCCTTGCAGGAGCTCGGCCAGGATGTGGCGGGCATGGCCTATGTCACCGCGACCATCATCGTCTGGGACGCCGATCCGCGTCTCGCCGACGAGAAACTGCGCCTCGTCGAGAAGGTCATTCAGGGCCGCGACTTCACGGCCATGATCGAAACCGTCAATGCCGTCGATGCCTGGCTCGGCTCATTGCCCGGACATGCCTACGCCAACGTCCGCCAGCCGCCCATCTCGACGCTCAATCTCGCCCATATGATCCCCCTGAGCGCCGTATGGGCGGGGCCGGAACGGGACGAGCATTTTGGTGCGCCCCCCTTGCTTTACGGCAAGACCGAAGGTTCGACCCCGTTCCGGTTATCCCTTCATGTCGGAGATGTCGGCCACACCCTCGTCGTCGGCCCGACAGGTGCGGGCAAGTCCGTGCTGCTCGCGCTCATGGCCTTGCAGTTTCGGCGCTACGACCGGTCCCAGGTCTTCGCCTTCGACTTCGGCGGTTCGATCCGCGCCGCAGCACTCGCCATGGGCGGCGACTGGCACGATCTCGGCGGCGGGCTGACCGAGGGGTCCGACGGTTCCGTTTCGCTCCAGCCGCTCGCCCGCATCCACGACACCTACGAGCGCGCCTGGGCCGCTGACTGGATCGTGGCGATCCTGATGCGCGAAAGCATCGCGATCACGCCGGAGGTGAAGGAGCATATCTGGACGGCGCTGACCTCGCTCGCTTCCGCGCCGGTCGAAGAGCGCACCATCACCGGCCTCAGTGTCCTGCTCCAGTCCAACGATTTGAAGCAGGCGCTCCGGCCTTACTGTGTCGGCGGAGCCTATGGCCGGCTGCTCGACGCCGAAGCCGAACATCTCGGCTCGGCCGCCGTGCAGGCGTTCGAGATCGAAGGGCTTGTCGGGACGGGCGCCGCGCCCGCCGTTCTATCCTACCTGTTCCATCGCATCGGCGACCGGCTCAACGGTCGTCCGACCATGCTCATCATCGACGAGGGCTGGCTGGCGCTGGATGACGAAGGCTTTGCCGGCCAGCTCCGCGAATGGCTGAAGACGCTGCGCAAGAAGAACGCCTCCGTCATCTTCGCCACGCAGTCCCTTTCCGACGTCGACAATTCGAGCATCGCGCCGGCCATCATCGAAAGCTGCCCGACGCGGCTGTTGCTCCCCAACGAACGCGCGATCGAGCCGCAGATCACCGCGATCTATCGGCGCTTCGGTCTGAACGACCGCCAGATCGAAATCCTCGCGCGGGCGACGCCCAAGCGGGATTATTACTGCCAGTCTCGGCGCGGCAATCGCCTGTTCGAGCTGGGCTTGAGCGAGGTCGGTCTCGCGCTCTGCGCCGCATCCTCCAAATCCGACCAGACGCTGATCGCGAACCTCGTCGCCGAACACGGGCGCGAAGGGTTCCTTGCCGCGTGGTTGCGCGCCCGCAACGCCGGATGGGCGGCCGATCTCATCCCGAACTTCCCCCAAGCCGAAAAGGAGACCATG contains:
- a CDS encoding MFS transporter — protein: MTSPLGQAAERWRLELSNKGSWAALFSGRSAFQAVALSGGVGLHAVNVYVATTILPSVVRDIGGLDYYAWNTTLFVVASIIGSALSARPLQSFGPRGAFGLALLIFTAGSLLCGVAPSMQIMLVGRTLQGFGGGLVFALSYVIIRIIYSEALWPRAMALVSGMWGVSTLFGPALGGIFAELDVWRAAFWAVAGVAVLLLLLALAVLPRRSQADGERHPIAVFQLALLAAAILAISVGSVSNEVHQNFIGIAIALGLVTILVVVEARGSTRLFPRGALNVFCPLGAAYAALALLVFSVPGSEIFVPYFLQVLHGVSPLTAGYLAAIMAASWTLAQIGGSGLREGGARKAILFAAPIMIVGFIGLAWLTPIQSNIDVGLLSAIVLALLLVGFGVGLAWPHLLTRVLQVAPGDEQNLAASAITTIQLFATALGAAVAGMIANLAGLTEPGGVAGTAAAAYWLFLLFAIAPLLAIPVSISITRGMQAKQPGERQN
- a CDS encoding LysR family transcriptional regulator, with translation MRRRRLGEPDSRQLLYRRRIPIVALIHSSAVAQHLSFHRAAQALGTSQSSVSARIRALEEELGIVLFDRNTRGVRLTEAGRRFIEQIDDAMSILDHAIKTAGMHASGEEGNLRIGVYALASGGFLDRLLVRFHGKHPGVRLHITEGTARDAQFMLRERKLDVAFMAGDHEIPDLHSRVVRRDRLMVALPSKHRLTTEPEVEWRQLAEETFLVRHGGTGPQVHDLVVARSAGKWLTPPIHRIDVGRSALLSMIGAGHGVSLFAEESIDTRTGNVIFLPIRDEPETIAFSAVWSPRNRDPALLNLLTLATKMGRRHPKCDSQ
- a CDS encoding conjugal transfer protein TraG — its product is MRGGRILWGQIAVVLTIVLVMTWAATEWTAWRLGFQPQLGSPWFELAGWPIYYPPAFFWWWFSYDAYAPAIFAEGSIIAASGGFIAIAAAITLAVIRAREARNVATYGSARWAEDKEIRSAGLLGPDGVVLGKYERDYLRHDGPEHVLCFAPTRSGKGVGLVVPTLLTWPGSCIIHDIKGENWTLTAGFRAKHGRVLLFDPTNANSSAYNPLLEVRQGEWEVRDVQNIADILVDPEGSLDKRNHWEKTSHSLLVGAILHVLYAEKDKTLAGVANFLSDPRRPVEATLRAMMDTPHLGESGVHPVIASSARELLNKSDNERSGVLSTAMSFLGLYRDPVVARVTARCDWRIADLVRGKSPVSLYLVVPPSDINRTKPLIRLILNQIGRRLTEELTASGKRHRLLLMLDEFPALGRLDFFESALAFMAGYGLKGFLIAQSLNQIERAYGPNNAILDNCHVRVSFATNDERTAKRVSDALGTATELRDSTNYAGHRLSPWLGHLMVSRQETARPLLTPGEIMQLPPSEEIVMVAGTPPIRAIKAKYFEDARLQERIITPPKLAAASANTAATDDWSGRVVATAGHSGADSVDADDPANAGIRREPELPEHEEILPPPLSPAREFELLDDEPDVDAAKVNAMRARMRMVARQAALDPGDGIEL
- a CDS encoding CopG family transcriptional regulator; translated protein: MTTRTRMNVYFDPALLKQVEALALRRSISKSAIVEAAVASFLSGDTAEKLEAAMSRRLDRLGRQIDTLDEDLAVLGEAVSLFIRYWLILTPPLPDATQASARAKGAERFDGFLQSLGKRLATGDRFLKELSRDVESVPAGGDVSAPQMNGDAAE
- the trbB gene encoding P-type conjugative transfer ATPase TrbB, giving the protein MTTSHQKPEAIARGARMLRTALGPAIARFLEDPAVVEVMLNPDGRIWIDRLSEGLSDTGERLSAADGERIVRLVAHHVGAEVHARSPRVSAELPETGERFEGLLPPVVAAPAFAIRKPAVAVFTLNDYVAAGIMSPDQAVTLREAVAARANILVAGGTSTGKTTLTNALLAEVAKTQDRVVIIEDTRELQCAAPNLVAMRTKDGIATLSDLVRSSLRLRPDRIPIGEVRGSEALDLLKAWGTGHPGGIGTIHAGTGIGALRRLEQLIQEAVVTVPRALIAETIDLVAVLAGRGSARRLAELARVGGLGSDGDYRISPATPTNAGDPS
- a CDS encoding TrbC/VirB2 family protein codes for the protein MIRIPMRVRRTVATVAAVAYVNLILVPAAHASGSSMPWEAPLQKILQSIEGPVAKIIAVIIIIATGLALAFGDTSGGFRKLIQIVFGLSIAFAASSFFLSFFSFGGGALV
- a CDS encoding VirB3 family type IV secretion system protein — protein: MAVAFEQLDVPGFTVPVHRALTEHILLGGAPRSIAILNGTLAGAVGLGLRLWLVGLLIWAVGHFAAVWVAKRDPLFVEVGRRHLRIPANLSV
- the trbE gene encoding conjugal transfer protein TrbE, yielding MMNLAEYRRSASRLADFLPWAALVGPGVVLNKDGSFQRTARFRGPDLDSAVSAELVAVAGRINNAFRRLGSGWSIFVEAQRSEAATYPDSQFPDPASGLVDAERKADFKEAGAHFVSGYFLTFLYLPPAEEAARAETWLYEGRERAGVDPHEILRTFVDRTDRVLALLDGFMPECRWLDDSETLTYLHSTVSTKRHRVRVPDVPMYLDALLADQPLTGGLEPRLGGEHLRILTIIGFPTVTTPGLLDDLNRLAFPYRWSTRAILLDKTDATKLLTKIRRQWFAKRKSIAAILKEVMTNEASALVDTDAANKAADADMALQELGQDVAGMAYVTATIIVWDADPRLADEKLRLVEKVIQGRDFTAMIETVNAVDAWLGSLPGHAYANVRQPPISTLNLAHMIPLSAVWAGPERDEHFGAPPLLYGKTEGSTPFRLSLHVGDVGHTLVVGPTGAGKSVLLALMALQFRRYDRSQVFAFDFGGSIRAAALAMGGDWHDLGGGLTEGSDGSVSLQPLARIHDTYERAWAADWIVAILMRESIAITPEVKEHIWTALTSLASAPVEERTITGLSVLLQSNDLKQALRPYCVGGAYGRLLDAEAEHLGSAAVQAFEIEGLVGTGAAPAVLSYLFHRIGDRLNGRPTMLIIDEGWLALDDEGFAGQLREWLKTLRKKNASVIFATQSLSDVDNSSIAPAIIESCPTRLLLPNERAIEPQITAIYRRFGLNDRQIEILARATPKRDYYCQSRRGNRLFELGLSEVGLALCAASSKSDQTLIANLVAEHGREGFLAAWLRARNAGWAADLIPNFPQAEKETMP